The Solenopsis invicta isolate M01_SB chromosome 12, UNIL_Sinv_3.0, whole genome shotgun sequence genome window below encodes:
- the LOC105202676 gene encoding CTP synthase produces the protein MKYILVTGGVISGVGKGVIASSFGTILKHCNIRVTSIKIDPYINIDAGTFSPYEHGEVYVLDDGGEVDLDLGNYERFLDITLHRDNNITTGKIYQSVITKERRGDYLGKTVQVVPHITDAIQEWVERVANQSVTEDGAKPEVCIVELGGTIGDIEGMPFVEAFRQFQFRVKKENFCVAHVSLVPQPKSTGEPKTKPTQSSVRELRGLGLSPDLIVCRSEKPIGNSVKEKISNFCHVAPEQVITIHDLTSIYRVPLLMEYQGVIDFLNDRLQLNIGVPRPRYFMRKWRDLAERVDHLRKDVNIALVGKYTKLADSYASVTKALQHAAIEAGYKLNLTFIEAANLEQTTLLENPVLYHEAWQQLCKSNGVIVPGGFGKRGMEGKIKACEWCRTNDKPFLGICLGLQAAVIEFARNVLHLEMANSTEINTDTNNPVVIDMPEHTQGIMGGTMRLGKRQTRFYNNNSILKKLYDNKDIIEERHRHRYEINPEYIHDLEVAGLKFVGRDDDENIRMEIAELEGHSYYVATQFHPEYLSRPLKPSPPFLGLILASVGKLKQYLARGCKFSPRQLSDNESDDDYVMEEMTKLHLSSGASRSGSSTSGLD, from the exons ATGAAGTACATCCTGGTAACCGGCGGAGTGATCAGCGGCGTGGGCAAGGGTGTCATCGCTAGTTCGTTCGGCACCATCCTCAAGCACTGCAACATCCGCGTGACGTCCATTAAAATCGACCCCTATATCAACATAGACGCTGGCACTTTCAGCCCCTACGAGCACG GTGAAGTTTACGTACTCGACGATGGCGGTGAGGTAGATCTGGATTTAGGTAATTACGAACGTTTCCTGGACATCACTCTTCACAGGGACAATAACATAACGACTGGAAAAATTTATCAGTCTGTTATTACGAAGGAAAGGCGAGGAGATTACTTAGGAAAAACAGTACAAG TGGTACCCCATATTACTGATGCTATTCAGGAATGGGTGGAGAGAGTCGCGAATCAATCCGTAACAGAAGACGGTGCTAAACCAGAG GTTTGCATAGTTGAATTAGGAGGTACAATAGGTGACATAGAGGGGATGCCGTTTGTAGAAGCATTCCGACAATTTCAATTTAGagtaaaaaaagagaatttctGCGTGGCCCATGTGTCTTTGGTGCCGCAG cCAAAATCGACGGGTGAACCCAAGACCAAGCCGACGCAATCCAGCGTTAGGGAGCTACGAGGATTAGGTTTGTCACCCGATCTTATAGTTTGTAGGTCGGAGAAGCCTATTGGCAATTCCGTCAAGGAGAAAATTTCGAATTTCTGTCACGTGGCTCCGGAGCag GTTATAACTATTCATGACTTAACGTCTATATATCGAGTGCCACTTCTTATGGAATATCAAGGTGTCATAGACTTTCTAAATGATCGATTGCAACTGAACATCGGAGTGCCGCGTCCACGTTACTTTATGCGAAAATGGCGGGACTTAGCCGAACGCGTGGATCATTTACGAAAAGACGTTAACATTGCTCTAGTCGGTAAATACACGAAACTTGCGGACTCCTATGCCTCCGTTACGAAAGCGTTGCAACATGCTGCCATTGAGGCCGGATATAAACTGAACTTGACG TTTATAGAAGCTGCTAATTTAGAGCAAACCACATTACTGGAAAATCCAGTCTTATATCATGAAGCTTGGCAACAGCTTTGCAAGagcaa CGGCGTTATTGTGCCAGGTGGATTTGGAAAAAGAGGAATGGAGGGAAAGATAAAGGCGTGTGAATGGTGCAGAACGAACGACAAGCCATTCCTCGGGATTTGTCTAGGCTTGCAAGCGGCGGTCATTGAATTTGCGCGAAATGTCTTGCACCTTGAAATGGCAAACTCCACAGAAATAAATACAGATACTAATAATCCTGTAGTGATAGATATGCCGGAGCATACTCAAGGTATAATGGGTGGAACAATGAGGCTGGGCAAAAGACAAACgcgattttacaataataattctatcctaa AAAAATTGTACGACAATAAAGATATTATAGAAGAAAGGCACAGGCATAGGTATGAAATTAATCCAGAATATATCCATGATTTAGAAGTAGCTGGTTTAAAATTTGTAG GGCGCGATGATGATGAAAATATACGAATGGAAATTGCCGAATTAGAAGGACATAGTTATTATGTAGCTACTCAATTTCATCCTGAATATTTATCAAGACCATTAAAACCATCACCACCATTCCTTGGTTTAATTTTGGCCAGTGTTGGTAAATTGAAACAGTACTTAGCGCGAGGATGTAAATTTTCACCACGTCAACTGAGCGATAATGAATCAG ATGACGATTATGTAATGGAAGAAATGACGAAATTGCATTTGTCCAGTGGCGCGAGTAGAAGTGGTAGCAGTACATCGGGTCTTGATTAG